A region of Catenibacterium mitsuokai DNA encodes the following proteins:
- the leuC gene encoding 3-isopropylmalate dehydratase large subunit, translated as MGMTMTQKILADHAGVKEVHAGELIEANVDIVMANDITGPMALPIFKKMADKVFDKDKVVLVPDHFTPNKDIKSAENSKAIREFSREQGLTHHMEQGKCGVEHAILPESGIVVAGDAVIGADSHTCTYGAIGAFSTGVGTTDIATGMATGQLWFKVPSAIKFNLHGKLPKYVSGKDVILHIIGRIGVDGALYKSMEFTGEGVKELSMADRFTICNMAIEAGAKNGIFPVDEAAIEYLDKHAKRDYKIYEADKDAEYEEIVDVDLSAIRPTVAFPHLPGNAKTVDEIEAMDKIYIDQVVIGSCTNGRMEDLRKAAAILKGKKVADNVRVMVVPATQKIYLQCILEGILETFVEAGCAVNTPSCGPCMGGHMGVLAKGEKCVSTTNRNFVGRMGDVESLIYLASPETAAASAIAGYIANPEKFGGNN; from the coding sequence ATGGGAATGACAATGACGCAGAAGATCTTAGCTGATCATGCGGGAGTAAAAGAAGTTCATGCAGGTGAATTAATTGAAGCAAATGTAGATATTGTAATGGCAAATGATATTACAGGACCTATGGCTTTACCAATCTTTAAGAAAATGGCTGATAAGGTCTTCGATAAAGATAAGGTTGTCTTAGTGCCAGATCACTTTACACCTAATAAAGATATTAAATCTGCAGAGAACTCTAAAGCAATCAGAGAATTCTCTCGTGAGCAGGGATTAACACATCATATGGAACAGGGTAAATGTGGTGTAGAACATGCTATCTTACCTGAAAGCGGCATTGTTGTGGCAGGAGATGCTGTCATTGGTGCAGACTCACATACTTGTACTTATGGGGCTATTGGTGCTTTCTCTACAGGTGTAGGAACAACTGATATTGCGACAGGTATGGCAACTGGACAGTTATGGTTCAAGGTACCTTCAGCCATTAAATTTAATCTTCATGGTAAACTACCAAAATACGTATCTGGTAAGGATGTTATTTTACATATTATTGGACGTATTGGTGTAGATGGTGCTTTATATAAATCAATGGAATTTACGGGTGAGGGTGTTAAAGAATTATCTATGGCAGATCGTTTCACTATTTGTAATATGGCTATTGAAGCAGGAGCTAAGAACGGTATCTTCCCTGTTGATGAAGCCGCTATTGAATACTTAGATAAACATGCTAAACGTGACTATAAGATCTATGAAGCAGATAAAGACGCAGAATATGAAGAAATAGTAGATGTAGACTTATCTGCTATTAGACCAACTGTTGCTTTCCCTCATCTTCCAGGTAATGCGAAGACAGTGGATGAGATTGAAGCAATGGATAAGATCTATATTGATCAGGTTGTTATTGGATCATGTACAAATGGTCGTATGGAAGACTTAAGAAAAGCAGCCGCTATCCTTAAAGGTAAGAAAGTCGCTGATAATGTGAGAGTGATGGTTGTACCAGCAACTCAGAAGATTTACTTACAGTGTATCCTAGAAGGTATTCTAGAAACATTTGTAGAAGCAGGATGTGCTGTCAATACACCAAGCTGTGGTCCATGTATGGGTGGTCATATGGGTGTACTTGCGAAAGGTGAAAAGTGTGTTTCTACAACAAATAGAAACTTCGTTGGACGTATGGGTGATGTAGAATCATTAATTTATCTTGCGTCTCCTGAAACAGCAGCTGCAAGTGCGATTGCAGGTTATATCGCAAATCCAGAAAAATTCGGAGGTAATAACTAA
- a CDS encoding D-alanine--D-alanine ligase family protein, translating into MKLLLVCGGQSTEHAVSRMSCVNIYKNADKSKYDIKIAGITKEGEWYDLVSTDFSSDSWLEGATKITDHFTFLKSFDVVFPVLHGQFGEDGTIQGLLEMAQVPYVGCRVMASCTAMDKIYAKKLFDQAHIPQVPSLYVKKRYDDKLVVVDDEGRESFNVEMEIYTHLGFPCFVKASRSGSSVGCYKVNSLTELLPRLHEAATYDRHVVVEKAINATELECAVIGNDDISASRVGQILPHGEFYTYESKYEDEQSATCIPARVDQSIQDYIRQAAVKAFKAVDGTGLARCDFFYDNDTGNVYLNEINTMPGFTNISMYPQLMKDAGLDTPALIDELIKLALQR; encoded by the coding sequence ATGAAATTATTATTAGTATGTGGTGGACAGTCTACAGAACATGCTGTCAGCCGTATGTCATGTGTGAATATCTATAAAAATGCAGATAAGAGTAAGTATGATATCAAGATTGCAGGTATTACTAAAGAAGGAGAATGGTATGATCTAGTATCTACTGATTTTTCTAGTGATAGCTGGCTAGAAGGTGCAACAAAGATTACTGATCATTTCACTTTCTTAAAATCATTTGATGTTGTCTTCCCTGTATTACATGGTCAGTTTGGTGAAGATGGAACTATCCAGGGTTTATTAGAAATGGCTCAGGTTCCTTATGTTGGATGCCGTGTAATGGCATCATGTACTGCAATGGATAAGATCTATGCAAAGAAGCTATTTGATCAGGCTCATATTCCTCAGGTACCTTCTTTATATGTTAAGAAGAGATATGATGATAAATTAGTTGTAGTAGATGATGAAGGAAGAGAAAGCTTTAACGTAGAAATGGAAATCTATACACACTTAGGATTCCCTTGCTTTGTGAAAGCAAGTCGTTCTGGTTCAAGTGTAGGATGTTATAAAGTCAATAGCCTTACTGAATTATTACCAAGACTTCATGAAGCAGCAACTTATGACCGTCATGTTGTTGTAGAAAAGGCTATTAATGCGACAGAATTAGAATGTGCTGTTATTGGTAATGATGATATCAGTGCATCACGTGTAGGACAGATTTTACCTCATGGTGAATTCTATACATATGAATCTAAATATGAAGATGAACAGAGTGCTACATGCATTCCTGCAAGAGTAGATCAGTCTATCCAGGATTATATCAGACAGGCTGCAGTGAAAGCATTCAAGGCAGTAGATGGAACAGGTCTAGCTCGATGTGATTTCTTCTATGATAACGATACAGGAAATGTATACTTAAATGAAATCAATACAATGCCTGGCTTTACAAATATCTCTATGTATCCTCAGTTAATGAAGGATGCAGGACTAGATACACCAGCTCTTATTGATGAATTAATCAAGCTTGCATTACAGAGATAA
- the ilvD gene encoding dihydroxy-acid dehydratase, with protein sequence MRSDNVKKGVERAPHRSLFNALGMTEEELERPLIGVVCSYNEIVPGHMNLDKISEAVKKGVYLAGGVPVEVPAIAVCDGIAMNHTGMKYSLVTRELIADSTECLATAHQFDGLVMIPNCDKNVPGLLMAAARLNIPTIFVSGGPMLAGKKLNGKKTCLSSLFEAVGQYNAGTLDAAHLEEFEEKACPTCGSCSGMYTANSMNCLTEALGMGLRGNGTIPAVYSARIRLAKHAGMKIMELVEKNIKPRDIMTPAAFKNAMTVDMALGCSTNSMLHLPAIAHEAGVDLNLEIANEISKYTPNLCHLAPAGSTFMEDLDDAGGVYAVMNELDSLGILDTTGITCTGKTIKENISGCVNLDPEIIRPVDNPYMKTGGIAVLKGNIAPDSCVVKAAAVAPEMMTHTGPARVFDSEDDAIKAIRAGKIVKGDVVVIRYEGPKGGPGMREMLSPTSEIAGMGLDKDVALITDGRFSGATRGASIGHVSPEAAVGGPIALIEEGDMISIDIPNNKINVAVDDETLEARRAKWQPREPRITTGYLRRYAAQVTSANTGAVLQPNDK encoded by the coding sequence ATGAGAAGTGATAATGTAAAAAAGGGAGTAGAACGTGCACCTCATCGTTCACTCTTTAATGCCTTAGGCATGACAGAAGAAGAGTTAGAAAGACCTCTAATCGGGGTAGTTTGTTCCTATAATGAAATCGTTCCTGGTCATATGAATCTAGATAAGATCAGTGAAGCAGTTAAGAAAGGTGTTTATTTAGCTGGTGGTGTACCAGTTGAAGTACCTGCCATTGCGGTATGTGATGGTATTGCGATGAACCATACAGGTATGAAATATTCACTTGTTACTAGAGAATTAATCGCAGATAGTACAGAATGTCTTGCAACAGCCCATCAGTTTGATGGTCTTGTCATGATTCCTAACTGTGATAAGAACGTACCAGGCTTATTAATGGCAGCCGCTCGTTTAAATATTCCAACTATCTTTGTATCAGGTGGTCCAATGCTTGCAGGTAAGAAATTAAATGGTAAGAAGACTTGTCTTTCTTCACTATTTGAAGCAGTCGGTCAATATAATGCTGGTACTTTAGATGCTGCACATCTAGAAGAGTTTGAAGAAAAAGCATGTCCAACATGTGGTTCATGTTCAGGTATGTATACTGCAAACTCTATGAACTGTTTAACTGAAGCACTCGGTATGGGTCTTCGTGGTAATGGGACTATTCCAGCTGTTTATTCAGCACGTATTAGACTTGCAAAACATGCTGGTATGAAAATCATGGAATTAGTAGAAAAGAACATCAAACCAAGAGATATCATGACTCCAGCTGCATTCAAGAATGCAATGACAGTAGACATGGCTTTAGGATGTTCTACAAACTCAATGCTTCATTTACCAGCTATCGCACATGAAGCAGGTGTTGATTTAAATCTTGAAATTGCGAATGAAATTTCTAAATATACACCAAACCTTTGTCACTTAGCACCAGCAGGTTCTACATTTATGGAAGACCTAGATGATGCAGGTGGCGTATACGCAGTCATGAATGAACTTGATTCTTTAGGTATCTTAGATACAACAGGTATTACATGTACTGGTAAGACTATTAAAGAAAATATTTCAGGATGTGTGAACTTAGATCCAGAAATCATCCGTCCTGTTGATAACCCTTATATGAAAACAGGTGGTATTGCGGTATTAAAGGGTAATATTGCACCTGATAGCTGTGTCGTTAAAGCAGCTGCAGTAGCTCCTGAAATGATGACACATACTGGACCAGCTAGAGTATTTGATAGTGAAGATGATGCAATCAAGGCAATCCGTGCTGGTAAGATTGTGAAAGGTGATGTTGTTGTTATTCGTTATGAAGGTCCTAAAGGTGGTCCTGGTATGAGAGAAATGTTATCTCCTACAAGTGAAATTGCTGGTATGGGTCTTGATAAAGATGTTGCATTAATTACTGATGGTCGTTTCTCAGGTGCTACTAGAGGGGCTTCTATTGGACATGTGTCTCCTGAAGCAGCAGTAGGTGGACCTATCGCTTTAATTGAAGAAGGAGATATGATTTCTATCGATATTCCAAATAATAAGATCAATGTTGCCGTAGATGATGAAACATTAGAAGCACGTCGTGCTAAATGGCAGCCAAGAGAACCTCGTATCACTACAGGTTACTTAAGACGTTATGCAGCACAGGTAACAAGTGCCAATACTGGTGCTGTATTACAGCCAAACGATAAGTAA
- the ilvC gene encoding ketol-acid reductoisomerase — MAKIYYNTDCDLSLLDGRKVAIIGYGSQGHAHALNLKESGVDVVVGLYEGSKSWKKAEEQGLKVMTSADAAAWADIIMVLIPDELQAKLYKEAIEPNLNEGDMLMFAHGFNIHFNQIVPPKNVDVTMIAPKAPGHTVRSEYQAGKGTPCLVAVEQDYTGKAHDYALAYGAAIGGARAGLLDTTFRTETETDLFGEQAVLCGGVCQLMQTGFEVLVEAGYDPKNAYFECIHEMKLIVDLIYQSGFEGMRKSISNTAEYGDYITGPKLITEDTKKAMKKVLADIQDGSFAKEFLLEMSAAGGQAHFKAMRQLHNEHECEKVGADIRSLYSWSDEDKLLNN; from the coding sequence ATGGCTAAAATCTATTACAACACAGACTGTGATTTATCTTTATTGGATGGTAGAAAGGTTGCTATCATCGGTTATGGTTCTCAGGGACATGCACATGCACTAAACCTTAAGGAATCTGGAGTAGACGTTGTTGTTGGTCTATATGAAGGTTCTAAGTCTTGGAAGAAAGCAGAAGAACAGGGACTTAAAGTTATGACATCTGCTGATGCAGCTGCTTGGGCAGACATCATCATGGTATTAATTCCTGATGAATTACAGGCAAAACTTTATAAAGAAGCTATCGAACCAAACTTAAACGAAGGCGATATGTTAATGTTCGCTCATGGTTTCAATATTCATTTCAATCAGATTGTTCCACCAAAGAACGTTGATGTAACTATGATTGCTCCAAAAGCTCCAGGTCATACAGTACGTTCAGAATACCAGGCAGGTAAAGGAACTCCTTGTCTAGTAGCAGTTGAACAGGATTACACTGGTAAGGCTCATGATTATGCATTAGCTTATGGTGCTGCAATCGGTGGTGCAAGAGCTGGTCTATTAGATACTACATTCAGAACTGAAACAGAAACAGACTTATTCGGTGAACAGGCAGTTCTTTGTGGTGGTGTATGTCAGTTAATGCAGACTGGTTTCGAAGTATTAGTAGAAGCTGGTTATGATCCAAAGAATGCATACTTTGAATGTATCCATGAAATGAAGTTAATCGTAGACTTAATCTACCAGTCAGGTTTCGAAGGTATGAGAAAATCTATTTCTAATACTGCAGAATATGGTGACTATATCACTGGTCCTAAATTAATTACTGAAGACACTAAGAAAGCAATGAAGAAAGTATTAGCTGATATCCAGGATGGTTCATTCGCTAAAGAATTCTTACTTGAAATGTCAGCAGCAGGCGGACAGGCTCACTTCAAAGCAATGAGACAGTTACACAATGAACATGAATGTGAAAAAGTAGGTGCTGATATCCGTTCATTATATTCTTGGTCTGATGAAGATAAGCTTTTAAATAACTAA
- the ilvN gene encoding acetolactate synthase small subunit, whose protein sequence is MERLVLSILVDNTAGVLSRVAGLFSRRGYNIDSLTVGETNDPTVSRMTVSARGEPATLAQIKKQLRKLEDVIEIFPLDDDHSVYRELVLIKVEADHSQRPDIVSIVNIFRAQIVDVAPNSLVVEVTGDESKINGILTMLDTFNITEIVRTGIAGIGRGLDDFDIEKMKAKKNRG, encoded by the coding sequence ATGGAAAGACTTGTCCTGTCTATTCTAGTTGATAATACAGCCGGCGTACTAAGCCGTGTCGCTGGATTATTCTCTAGAAGAGGCTACAACATTGATTCATTGACTGTTGGGGAAACAAATGATCCAACAGTCTCACGTATGACAGTATCTGCAAGAGGAGAACCAGCCACTCTTGCACAGATTAAAAAGCAGTTAAGAAAGCTGGAAGATGTAATTGAAATATTTCCGTTAGATGATGACCATTCAGTCTATCGTGAATTGGTGCTTATTAAGGTAGAAGCAGACCACTCACAAAGACCTGATATTGTGTCAATTGTTAATATATTTAGAGCGCAGATTGTAGATGTTGCGCCAAATTCACTCGTTGTGGAAGTAACAGGTGATGAAAGTAAGATCAATGGTATTCTCACAATGTTAGATACGTTCAATATCACCGAGATCGTCCGTACTGGTATTGCTGGCATCGGAAGAGGACTAGATGATTTTGATATAGAAAAGATGAAAGCTAAGAAAAATAGGGGGTAA
- the leuD gene encoding 3-isopropylmalate dehydratase small subunit, whose protein sequence is MEAKGRVFKYGDNVDTDVIIPARYLNSFDAKELASHAMVDLDPTFVERVQPGDIIVAKKNFGCGSSREHAPLALKTAGVSCVIAKSFARIFYRNSINIGFAILECPEAVDGIDDGDEVKVDYETGKIYNLTKNTEYQGQPFPPFMQKIIEQGGLVNYVNNKKG, encoded by the coding sequence ATGGAAGCTAAAGGTAGAGTATTTAAATATGGTGATAACGTTGATACAGACGTTATTATTCCAGCAAGATATCTTAATTCATTTGATGCCAAAGAATTAGCGAGTCACGCTATGGTGGACTTAGATCCTACATTTGTAGAAAGAGTCCAGCCTGGTGATATTATTGTCGCAAAGAAGAACTTTGGCTGTGGTTCATCAAGAGAACATGCCCCTCTTGCATTAAAGACAGCAGGTGTTTCATGTGTTATCGCAAAAAGCTTTGCACGTATCTTCTATCGTAACTCTATTAATATCGGTTTTGCGATTCTTGAATGTCCAGAAGCCGTAGATGGTATTGATGATGGCGATGAAGTAAAAGTAGATTATGAAACAGGTAAGATTTATAACTTAACTAAGAATACAGAATATCAGGGTCAGCCTTTCCCACCATTCATGCAGAAGATTATTGAACAGGGTGGTCTTGTAAACTATGTCAATAATAAGAAAGGATAG
- the leuB gene encoding 3-isopropylmalate dehydrogenase produces MEKNIAVIKGDGIGPEIVNEAIKVLDAIAKKYNHTFNYKNILMGGCSIDAYGVPLTDEALEVAKNSDAVLLGSIGGDTNTSPWYKLDPALRPEAGLLKIRKELGLFANLRPAYLYKELAGACPLKESTSAAGFDMIIVRELTGGLYFGERNTKEINGELVAHDNLVYSEHEIRRIAQRGFEIAMKRDKKLTSVDKANVLDTSRLWRKIVNEVAQDFPEVKVEHMLVDNCAMQLVKDPAQFDVVLTENMFGDILSDEASMVTGSIGMLSSASLREDHLGMYEPSHGSAPDIAGQNIANPLATILSAAMMLRYSFDMDEEAACIEKAVEKVLADNIRTVDIYKEGMTKVSTSQMGDAVVERL; encoded by the coding sequence ATGGAAAAGAATATTGCGGTTATTAAAGGTGATGGAATCGGTCCTGAAATTGTGAATGAAGCAATTAAGGTACTTGATGCCATCGCAAAGAAATATAATCATACATTCAATTACAAGAATATCCTCATGGGAGGCTGTTCTATTGATGCTTATGGAGTCCCATTAACTGATGAGGCATTAGAAGTCGCAAAAAACAGCGATGCTGTATTATTAGGTTCTATTGGAGGAGATACAAATACATCTCCATGGTATAAATTAGATCCTGCATTAAGACCGGAAGCAGGATTATTAAAGATTAGAAAAGAATTAGGATTATTCGCAAATCTTAGACCTGCTTATTTATATAAAGAACTTGCAGGTGCATGTCCTTTAAAGGAAAGTACTTCTGCAGCAGGTTTTGATATGATTATCGTAAGAGAACTTACTGGTGGCTTATATTTTGGTGAAAGAAATACAAAAGAAATCAACGGCGAATTAGTAGCTCATGATAATCTTGTTTATTCAGAACATGAAATTAGACGTATCGCACAAAGAGGATTTGAAATTGCGATGAAACGTGATAAGAAGCTTACAAGTGTTGATAAAGCAAATGTCTTAGATACATCACGTTTATGGCGCAAGATTGTGAATGAAGTGGCTCAGGATTTTCCTGAAGTCAAAGTAGAACATATGCTTGTAGATAACTGTGCGATGCAGTTAGTCAAAGATCCAGCACAGTTTGATGTTGTCCTCACTGAGAATATGTTTGGGGATATTTTAAGTGATGAAGCCTCTATGGTGACTGGTTCTATTGGAATGTTATCAAGTGCTTCACTTCGTGAAGATCATTTAGGTATGTACGAACCAAGCCATGGCAGTGCACCAGATATTGCAGGACAAAATATTGCGAATCCACTCGCTACTATCTTAAGTGCCGCTATGATGCTACGTTATTCATTTGATATGGATGAAGAAGCAGCATGTATTGAAAAAGCAGTAGAAAAGGTTCTTGCGGACAATATCCGTACAGTTGATATTTATAAAGAAGGAATGACAAAAGTATCTACATCACAGATGGGTGATGCTGTGGTAGAAAGACTTTAG
- the leuA gene encoding 2-isopropylmalate synthase gives MMNYQKYKRFETVSLKDRTWPDKTIEKAPIWCSVDLRDGNQALVTPMNIQEKVRMFKLLVELGFKEIEVGFPSASQIEYDFLRLLIEENLIPDDVTVQVLTQCREHLIKRTFEALDGLDRAIVHIYNSTSILQRDVVFNKDKDEIKKIATDGCALVKKLCDNFKGQVILEYSPESFTGTEMDYAVEVVDAVLDVWGASKDNKVIVNLPSTVEMDTPNVFADQVEYVCRNLKDRERVILSVHPHNDRGCGVAATELALMAGADRVEGTLFGNGERTGNVDIVTVALNMYTHGVNPELDFSQMNDIKHVYEECTKMEVNPRSPYAGQLVFTAFSGSHQDAINKGIHKYHERHQKQWEVPYLPIDPADLNRQYEPIVRINSQSGKGGVAFVMDTVFGYHLPKALQGDFAKIVQNISEAEGEVSPERIYDTFRNEYIENEEPFQFIYQKLTDISEDTENEYERKVELTIRDHGEERTIVGYGNGPIDAVKNAFNDNGYHYIHLLDYSEHALTSGSSAKAAAYVQLRAKGTSIIEWGVGVHPNITTATIKAIISAMNRIHKDMREAA, from the coding sequence ATGATGAATTACCAAAAGTACAAGAGATTTGAAACAGTGAGCTTGAAAGACCGCACATGGCCAGATAAGACAATTGAAAAAGCTCCTATCTGGTGTTCAGTAGATTTACGTGATGGTAACCAGGCACTTGTGACACCAATGAATATTCAGGAAAAGGTCAGAATGTTCAAGTTATTAGTAGAACTTGGATTCAAGGAAATTGAAGTAGGTTTCCCATCTGCTTCACAGATTGAATATGATTTTCTAAGACTATTGATTGAAGAAAACCTCATTCCTGATGATGTCACTGTTCAGGTATTAACTCAGTGCCGTGAACACCTTATCAAAAGAACATTTGAAGCCCTTGATGGATTAGATCGTGCTATTGTGCATATTTATAACTCTACAAGTATTCTTCAAAGAGATGTTGTCTTCAACAAAGATAAAGATGAAATCAAGAAGATTGCGACAGACGGCTGTGCTCTTGTAAAGAAGTTATGTGATAATTTCAAAGGTCAAGTCATTCTTGAATATTCACCTGAAAGCTTCACTGGTACAGAAATGGATTATGCGGTAGAAGTAGTGGATGCAGTCTTAGATGTATGGGGAGCTTCTAAAGATAATAAAGTGATTGTCAACCTTCCTTCTACTGTAGAAATGGATACACCAAATGTCTTTGCAGACCAGGTTGAATATGTATGTAGAAACCTAAAGGATCGTGAAAGAGTGATTCTTTCTGTTCATCCACATAATGATAGAGGATGTGGCGTAGCCGCTACAGAACTTGCATTAATGGCTGGGGCAGATCGAGTAGAAGGTACACTATTTGGAAATGGTGAAAGAACAGGTAATGTCGATATTGTCACTGTTGCGTTGAATATGTATACACATGGTGTCAATCCAGAACTTGACTTCTCACAAATGAATGATATCAAGCATGTTTATGAAGAATGTACAAAGATGGAAGTCAATCCTCGTTCACCATATGCAGGTCAGCTAGTATTTACTGCTTTCTCTGGAAGCCATCAGGATGCGATTAATAAAGGTATTCATAAATATCATGAAAGACATCAGAAGCAGTGGGAAGTACCTTACCTTCCAATTGATCCAGCTGATTTAAATAGACAATATGAACCGATTGTTCGTATTAACTCTCAGTCAGGTAAAGGCGGCGTGGCTTTCGTTATGGATACAGTCTTTGGTTATCATCTACCTAAAGCATTACAGGGTGATTTCGCAAAGATCGTACAGAATATTTCTGAAGCAGAAGGAGAAGTATCACCAGAAAGAATCTATGATACTTTCAGAAATGAATATATTGAAAATGAAGAACCATTCCAGTTCATATATCAGAAACTAACAGATATCTCAGAAGATACAGAAAACGAATATGAAAGAAAAGTAGAACTAACAATTCGTGATCATGGTGAAGAACGTACAATTGTTGGTTATGGTAATGGTCCAATTGATGCAGTTAAGAATGCCTTCAATGATAATGGCTACCATTATATTCACTTATTAGATTACTCAGAACATGCATTAACATCTGGTTCAAGTGCTAAAGCAGCAGCTTATGTACAGCTTAGAGCCAAAGGTACATCTATTATTGAATGGGGTGTAGGTGTTCATCCAAATATTACAACTGCCACTATTAAAGCGATTATTTCTGCTATGAATAGAATACATAAAGATATGAGGGAGGCCGCTTAA
- the ilvB gene encoding biosynthetic-type acetolactate synthase large subunit, with product MLMKGSDIVVESLLEQGVDTIFGYPGGAILEVYDSLYKYQDKIHHVLTSHEQGASHAADGYARATGKVGVCMATSGPGATNLVTGIATAMMDSIPLVALTANVGVNALGKDAFQEIDIKGVTIPITKHNFICKSPEELAPTIRKAFQIAKEGRPGPVLVDMTKNATVGSCEYTKKVPETIGSRNYTFPTSSIKKAVEMIEASEKPFVFVGGGCIASQASAALKELVEKIDAPVTDTLMGKGAYDGTNPRYAGMLGMHGTKASNIGVSECDLLIAIGVRFSDRITGNVDTFAKNAKIIHIDVDDAEIDKNVPADLGIVGDAKDVIEAINLTLTQQNHPVWMKEIRTLKDRYPLTYDQSRLTGPYVIEQIDNFTDSQAIITTEVGQNQMWAAQYYHYRRPRQFLSSGGLGTMGYGLGAAIGAKYGCPNQLVFNIAGDGCFRMNLNELATASRYNVPIIEVVLNNHVLGMVRQWQTLFYGERYSATVLHDKVDFCKVAEGLGCKAIRVTKKEEVMPALQEAVDYHGPVVIECIIDDDDKVFPMVAPGSSIAEVFDEADINK from the coding sequence ATGTTAATGAAAGGATCGGACATTGTAGTAGAAAGCCTTCTTGAACAGGGCGTTGATACTATCTTTGGCTATCCAGGAGGGGCAATCCTAGAAGTCTATGATAGTTTATATAAATATCAGGATAAGATTCATCATGTCCTTACATCTCATGAACAGGGGGCGTCTCATGCAGCTGATGGTTATGCACGTGCCACTGGTAAAGTGGGTGTCTGTATGGCAACAAGTGGACCAGGTGCCACTAACCTTGTCACAGGTATTGCGACAGCCATGATGGATTCTATTCCTTTAGTTGCTTTAACTGCCAACGTAGGTGTTAATGCCTTAGGTAAAGATGCCTTCCAGGAAATTGATATCAAGGGTGTGACTATCCCTATTACTAAACATAACTTTATTTGTAAATCACCAGAAGAATTGGCTCCTACTATTCGTAAAGCATTCCAGATTGCGAAAGAAGGTCGTCCAGGTCCAGTATTAGTCGATATGACTAAGAATGCGACTGTAGGTTCATGTGAATATACTAAAAAGGTACCAGAGACCATTGGCAGCCGTAATTATACATTCCCTACATCTTCAATTAAGAAGGCAGTAGAAATGATTGAAGCATCAGAAAAGCCATTTGTATTTGTCGGTGGTGGATGTATTGCTTCTCAGGCTAGTGCAGCTTTAAAAGAATTAGTAGAAAAAATTGATGCACCAGTTACTGATACATTAATGGGTAAAGGGGCTTATGATGGCACTAATCCACGTTATGCAGGAATGCTTGGTATGCATGGGACTAAAGCAAGTAATATTGGTGTATCAGAATGTGACTTATTGATTGCGATTGGTGTACGTTTCAGTGACCGTATTACTGGTAATGTGGATACATTTGCGAAGAATGCGAAGATTATTCATATTGATGTCGATGATGCAGAAATCGATAAGAATGTGCCTGCTGATTTAGGTATTGTCGGAGATGCAAAAGATGTTATTGAAGCTATTAATTTAACTTTAACACAACAGAACCATCCAGTATGGATGAAAGAAATACGTACATTAAAGGATCGTTATCCTTTAACATATGATCAGTCTAGATTAACTGGTCCATATGTTATTGAACAGATTGATAACTTCACTGATTCTCAGGCTATTATTACAACTGAAGTAGGTCAGAACCAGATGTGGGCAGCTCAGTATTATCACTATAGACGTCCTAGACAGTTCTTAAGTTCTGGTGGACTTGGTACTATGGGTTATGGACTAGGTGCTGCAATAGGAGCTAAATATGGCTGTCCTAATCAGTTAGTATTCAATATTGCAGGTGATGGATGTTTCCGTATGAACCTCAATGAATTAGCCACTGCATCACGTTACAATGTCCCAATCATTGAAGTAGTACTTAATAACCATGTACTTGGAATGGTAAGACAGTGGCAGACATTATTCTATGGTGAACGCTATAGTGCAACAGTACTTCATGATAAGGTAGACTTCTGTAAGGTAGCAGAAGGATTAGGTTGTAAAGCCATCCGTGTCACTAAGAAAGAAGAAGTGATGCCTGCTTTACAGGAAGCAGTGGATTATCATGGTCCAGTTGTAATCGAATGTATTATTGATGATGATGACAAGGTATTCCCAATGGTTGCGCCAGGAAGCTCTATTGCGGAAGTATTTGATGAAGCAGATATTAATAAGTAA